Within the Isachenkonia alkalipeptolytica genome, the region TCGTCAAACTCAAAAAGCTCGGTACTTAAATAGCGCTCGCCGGTGTCCGGGGCGATGACCACCACCCGTTTTCCGGGACCCAGTTCCCTGGCGGTTTTCTTTGCGGCAAAAATCGCCGCGCCCCCGGAGATTCCCAGAAGCAGCCCCTCTTTAGCGGCGATATGGCGGCTCTCGGCAATGGCTTCCTCCTCGGAGACTTGAATCATTTCGTCAATGGTGTTTTTATTAAGAACCTCGGGAATAAATCCGGCGCCGATGCCCTGGATTTTATGGGGGCCCGGTTCGCCTCCGGAGATCACCGGGGATTTTACCGGTTCCACACCGATGACCTTTAAATTCGGCAGTTTTTCTTTTAAAAAGCCTCCGGCCCCGGTGATGGTGCCGCCGGTGCCAATACCCACTACAAAGGCGTCCAGCCTTCCATCGGTATCTTTCAGGATTTCCGGCCCGGTGGTTTTTTCATGGGCCTTGGGATTGTCG harbors:
- the cysK gene encoding cysteine synthase A — encoded protein: MIYDNIGQLIGNTPMVRLHSVDKDSAEVLVKLESMNPGGSVKERIALNIIEEMEKRGELKPGMKLVEPTSGNTGIGLSMVAAYKGYSLTLVMPNTMSMERRKILKAYGADLVLTDGSKGMRGAIEKADEIQSSSGDTVLIGQFQNPDNPKAHEKTTGPEILKDTDGRLDAFVVGIGTGGTITGAGGFLKEKLPNLKVIGVEPVKSPVISGGEPGPHKIQGIGAGFIPEVLNKNTIDEMIQVSEEEAIAESRHIAAKEGLLLGISGGAAIFAAKKTARELGPGKRVVVIAPDTGERYLSTELFEFDD